From Rutidosis leptorrhynchoides isolate AG116_Rl617_1_P2 chromosome 3, CSIRO_AGI_Rlap_v1, whole genome shotgun sequence, a single genomic window includes:
- the LOC139898669 gene encoding alpha-soluble NSF attachment protein-like yields MSDQISKGLEFEKKAEKKLSGWGIFGSKYEDASDLYEKAANCYKLAKSWDQAGAVYVKLAQCHLKGTDSKHEAANAYADAGHAYKKANTKECIACLEQALNLFMEIGRLSMSARYCKEIAELYEQEQNLEQAISYYDKAADLFQGEEVTTSANQCKQKIAQFSAQLEQYQKAIEIYEEIARQSLNNNLLKYGVRGHLLNAGICHLCKGDVIPITNALERYQELDPTFSATREYRLLADLAAALDEEDVAKFTDAVKEFDSMTKLDEWKTTLLLRVKLLLKAKEEEEDDLT; encoded by the exons ATGTCTGATCAAATATCGAAAGGTCTAGAGTTTGAGAAGAAAGCTGAAAAGAAGCTGAGTGGTTGGGGAATTTTTGGATCTAAGTACGAAGATGCTAGTGATTTATATGAAAAAGCTGCCAACTGTTACAAGCTTGCCAAATCTT GGGACCAAGCTGGAGCCGTGTACGTCAAGTTGGCTCAGTGTCATTTAAAG GGGACTGATAGCAAACACGAAGCTGCTAATGCTTATGCCGATGCTGGTCATGCATATAAAAAAGCAAACACCAAGG AGTGCATTGCCTGCCTAGAGCAAGCGTTAAATTTGTTCATGGAAATTGGCAGGCTCAGCATGTCTGCTAGATACTGCAAG GAAATTGCTGAGTTATATGAACAAGAGCAGAACTTGGAACAAGCCATATCTTACTATGATAAAGCAGCTGATCTTTTTCAAGGTGAAGAAGTAACAACTTCTGCAAATCAATGCAAGCAGAAAATTGCACAATTTTCAGCTCAGTTGGAACA GTATCAAAAAGCTATAGAGATTTATGAAGAGATTGCACGACAATCACTCAACAATAACTTGCTAAAATATGGAGTTAGAGGACACCTACTTAACGCTGGCATTTGCCATCTCTGTAAAGGTGATGTCATTCCAATCACAAATGCTTTGGAGCGTTATCAG GAACTGGATCCAACATTTTCAGCTACACGTGAATACAGATTACTGGCG GATTTAGCTGCTGCACTAGATGAGGAAGATGTTGCGAAGTTTACTGATGCTGTTAAGGAATTTGACAGCATGACTAAGCTG GATGAGTGGAAGACAACCCTTTTGTTGAGAGTGAAGCTGCTGCTTAAGGCCAAGGAGGAGGAGGAAGATGATCTTACTTGA